A part of Saccharomonospora amisosensis genomic DNA contains:
- a CDS encoding ABC transporter permease, which translates to MTAPNTVDERYPVPATPGGIAHELRATAMVWRRELIRFRHDRTRMFALLLQPLLFLFVMGTGLSSVVRDTGGLDFRTFLFPGVLAMSVLFSAAFAGISLVWDREFGFLREMLVAPVSKSAIILGKCLGGATTATLQTVVLLALAGLVGVPYDPLLLLTLLALLFVGSLMLTALGVLISARIKQLQAAMPATQLIITPMMFLSGALFPMSNLPDWLAVLTKINPLTYVVQPMRAVVFDHIDITPAALAAFDPSITWAGWQVPIALQVLVALACTGAIVVAGVALFNRTD; encoded by the coding sequence ATGACAGCACCGAACACAGTCGACGAAAGATACCCGGTGCCCGCAACGCCCGGCGGAATCGCGCACGAGCTGCGCGCCACCGCGATGGTGTGGCGCAGGGAGCTGATCCGCTTCCGGCACGACCGGACCCGGATGTTCGCACTACTGTTGCAACCACTGCTGTTCCTGTTCGTGATGGGCACGGGACTGTCCAGCGTGGTCCGCGACACCGGAGGGCTGGACTTTCGAACCTTCCTGTTCCCCGGCGTGCTCGCGATGTCGGTACTGTTCAGCGCGGCCTTCGCGGGCATCTCACTGGTGTGGGACCGCGAGTTCGGCTTCCTGCGGGAGATGCTGGTAGCACCGGTGAGCAAGTCGGCGATCATCCTCGGCAAGTGTCTCGGTGGTGCCACCACCGCCACCTTGCAGACGGTGGTGCTGCTCGCACTCGCCGGGCTCGTCGGGGTTCCCTACGACCCGCTGCTGCTGCTCACACTGCTGGCGCTGCTCTTCGTCGGCTCGCTCATGCTCACCGCACTCGGGGTGCTGATATCGGCACGTATCAAGCAGTTGCAGGCGGCCATGCCCGCCACCCAGCTCATCATCACCCCGATGATGTTCCTGTCCGGCGCGCTGTTCCCGATGAGCAACCTGCCGGATTGGCTTGCCGTCCTCACCAAGATCAACCCGTTGACCTATGTCGTGCAACCCATGCGCGCGGTGGTCTTCGACCACATCGACATCACACCGGCCGCACTCGCCGCCTTCGACCCGTCGATCACCTGGGCCGGGTGGCAGGTGCCGATCGCACTGCAGGTCCTGGTCGCGCTTGCCTGCACCGGCGCGATCGTGGTCGCGGGTGTCGCGCTGTTCAACCGAACGGACTGA